From Erigeron canadensis isolate Cc75 chromosome 5, C_canadensis_v1, whole genome shotgun sequence:
acacaaacaaaaaaacaaacaaacagagGCGACCAGATAATCATCAATGGCGACATCGAAATTAGTAAAAGCTATTTTAGATCCACAGAAAAACTGGTTCGCTGCTGTTCACAAGAAAACCATCGCCGAACGCCTCACCAAATACGGTCAGTCATCTTCctcatctttctttctttctttatatctatctatatctatataaatctgtgtttgtgtatatatatatatatatatatagggttgagATATGATGATTTATATGATCCAATGGAGTCTTTGGATATTAAGGAAGCATTGAATAGGCTGCCACGTGAGATTGTGGATGCTAGAAACCAACGTATTCTGCGTGCCATGGATCTTTCCATGAAACATGAATACCTTCCCTCTGATCTCCAGGTCACACCCCCTTTTCGCATTTTTTTCGATTTATATTATATCGTCTTTTTTGTCGAAATTTAGTTGGTGATAATAGTTTACTTTAAAGAAATTTATTGCTACTATGCCCAAAGCCCCCAAAAGAACCTATTTGCGTGTGGCTTGAAAATGTAATCGTCGGATAATTGCTTTCGTGGGCGGTGTGATTGGGTTTTATAGTCTTTTTTTAGTTGTTGCCTAAGCGCTATGTTGGATGTGAAAAGGAAACTAGAATAGTGTTCAAGATAAAAAGAACGTTTTTATAAACGGTATAGTTTGTATGAATCTTTAATATGTAGCAGAGTCATTGAAAAGTAAAAACTTTATAAGCTGTTAAAAATTAGCAGAGTCATTGTAATGGAAAGTATGAAGCAGATGGAACATTAAAAGGAAAGATAAAGTTGTTATATTTAGTATAAAGTAGAATATGCAAATTCAAGAAGAAATGTGGTCACGAGAAGTGTGTACCTTTCCTTCAAGATCATCGGTTGTTAGCTGATTAAGGGTCTGCTTGGGACTCCTTTGTCATAACTATCACCAgataatataaaacaaagttaaggTCACAAGAATTATGTAATCATTCTTTATTTGAAACTGGATAGTATTGATACTTGAAATTGTAAAGCAATTAAACT
This genomic window contains:
- the LOC122602098 gene encoding cytochrome b-c1 complex subunit 7-2, mitochondrial-like: MATSKLVKAILDPQKNWFAAVHKKTIAERLTKYGLRYDDLYDPMESLDIKEALNRLPREIVDARNQRILRAMDLSMKHEYLPSDLQAQQTPFRSYLSDMLALVEREKAEREALGALPLQQRTLP